Proteins encoded by one window of Haematobia irritans isolate KBUSLIRL chromosome 2, ASM5000362v1, whole genome shotgun sequence:
- the LOC142227158 gene encoding uncharacterized protein LOC142227158 — translation MENMREIVKTLPDYEDDVPMSDEEKEILENNVAPVLREPLPAIEQVPDVGMTPVVASSQGVVPTQKVVPPSGADTAPADVSATNVAKPSSSPTGTAQKNSGANKRVHSNVCVLCRRSHNLRSCRKFLNMRLEQRLRTVVLHRVCSNCLGRSHMRSTCNSRERCRECGDSHHTLLHSFDQQQRPSAQTLSTRKSKSSSSVNSSAYCITNTAPISGPMLVLQPTVTLGPTIVLLLVLSDRRIPVRAVLDPCAGYSMICSSLALSLRLVSAMTSHDAFCPLVAVSRHNAESKLVFSARVTDLTRVVTPSSSAPDTIREHFECLQLADPRFYRPSGVGLVLGPDVYARVIKPQMFSSPGFPLAQLTIFGWVISGQCQP, via the coding sequence ATGGAAAATATGAGGGAAATTGTTAAGACTCTCCCTGACTACGAGGATGACGTCCCGATGTCCGATGAGGAAAAAgagattttagaaaataatgttGCACCGGTTCTTCGCGAGCCGTTACCAGCCATCGAGCAGGTCCCTGACGTCGGGATGACCCCAGTCGTCGCCTCTTCACAAGGGGTAGTACCGACGCAGAAAGTTGTCCCTCCGTCGGGGGCTGATACGGCTCCCGCTGACGTATCCGCAACCAACGTAGCCAAACCATCGTCATCCCCTACGGGGACTGCCCAAAAGAATTCAGGTGCGAATAAAAGAGTGCACTCGAATGTCTGTGTGTTGTGTAGGCGAAGTCACAATCTCAGGTCGTGTCGCAAATTTTTGAACATGCGTTTGGAGCAACGATTGCGCACTGTAGTGTTGCATCGGGTATGTTCAAACTGTCTGGGCAGGTCTCACATGCGATCGACCTGCAATAGTCGCGAGAGGTGCCGCGAATGTGGAGATAGCCACCATACGCTGCTACATTCATTTGACCAGCAACAACGTCCTTCCGCTCAAACCTTGTCGACGAGAAAGTCCAAGTCAAGTTCGTCCGTTAACTCGTCCGCGTACTGTATCACGAATACCGCTCCCATATCTGGTCCGATGTTGGTTCTACAACCAACCGTCACGCTTGGTCCCACTATAGTCCTCTTGCTTGTCTTGTCCGATCGTCGAATTCCTGTCCGAGCTGTCCTCGACCCGTGTGCGGGGTATAGTATGATTTGTAGTAGTTTAGCTCTCAGCCTACGGCTTGTCTCAGCGATGACGTCGCATGACGCATTTTGTCCGCTTGTTGCTGTCTCCCGACACAATGCAGAAAGTAAATTGGTTTTTTCTGCCCGGGTAACAGACCTGACCCGTGTTGTCACCCCATCGTCGTCGGCTCCAGATACGATACGGGAACATTTCGAGTGTCTCCAGCTGGCCGACCCAAGGTTTTACCGTCCTTCCGGGGTGGGGTTGGTCCTGGGGCCCGACGTATACGCAAGGGTTATTAAGCCTCAAATGTTTTCGAGTCCGGGATTCCCCTTGGCGCAGCTGACGATATTCGGCTGGGTGATTTCAGGGCAATGTCAACCATGA